Proteins encoded by one window of Musa acuminata AAA Group cultivar baxijiao chromosome BXJ2-9, Cavendish_Baxijiao_AAA, whole genome shotgun sequence:
- the LOC135623290 gene encoding oxygen-evolving enhancer protein 1, chloroplastic-like has translation MAASLQAAATLMQPAKVGATSRTAAGVQLRSSSHLTKAFGLEPAASARLTCSLQSDVREMAQKCADGVKLAGFALAASALVVTGASAEGVPKRLTYDEIQSKTYMEVKGTGTANQCPTIDGGVESFAFKPGKYNTKKLCLEPTSFTVKAEAVSKNAPPEFQKTKLMTRLTYTLDEIEGPFEVSPDGTVKFEEKDGIDYAAVTVQLPGGERVPFLFTIKQLVASGKPESFSGKFLVPSYRGSSFLDPKGRGGSTGYDNAVALPAGGRGDEEELSKENIKNTSSSTGTITLSVTKSKPETGEVIGVFESFQPSDTDLGAKTPKDVKIQGIWYAQLES, from the exons ATGGCAGCGTCCCTCCAGGCCGCCGCTACCCTCATGCAGCCGGCAAAGGTCGGCGCCACCAGCCGGACCGCTGCAGGAGTGCAATTGAGGTCCTCATCTCACCTCACCAAGGCCTTCGGCCTTGAGCCTGCTGCCAGTGCCAGGCTCACCTGCTCCTTGCAGTCGGACGTCCGAGAGATGGCCCAGAAGTGCGCTGATGGCGTCAAGCTCGCCGGCTTCGCCCTGGCCGCCTCCGCCCTCGTTGTCACG GGAGCAAGCGCGGAGGGAGTGCCGAAGAGGCTGACATATGACGAGATCCAGAGTAAGACGTACATGGAGGTGAAGGGGACGGGAACGGCGAACCAGTGCCCGACCATCGACGGCGGGGTGGAGTCGTTCGCCTTCAAGCCGGGCAAGTACAACACCAAGAAATTATGCCTCGAGCCCACCTCCTTCACCGTGAAGGCGGAGGCCGTGAGCAAGAACGCCCCGCCAGAGTTCCAGAAGACGAAGCTGATGACCCGCCTCACCTACACGCTGGACGAGATTGAGGGGCCCTTCGAGGTCTCCCCCGACGGCACCGTCAAGTTCGAGGAGAAGGACGGAATCGACTACGCTGCCGTCACCGTGCAGCTTCCCGGCGGCGAGCGCGTTCCCTTTCTCTTCACCATCAAGCAGCTGGTGGCCTCCGGCAAGCCCGAGAGCTTCAGCGGCAAGTTCCTGGTGCCCAGCTACCGGGGCTCCTCGTTCCTGGACCCCAAGGGGAGGGGGGGCTCCACCGGGTACGACAACGCGGTGGCGCTGCCCGCCGGAGGGAGGGGAGACGAGGAGGAGCTGAGCAAGGAGAACATCAAGAACACGTCGTCCTCCACGGGGACCATCACGCTGAGCGTCACCAAGAGCAAGCCGGAGACGGGCGAGGTGATCGGCGTGTTCGAGAGCTTTCAGCCGTCGGACACCGACCTAGGGGCGAAGACGCCCAAGGATGTGAAGATCCAGGGCATCTGGTATGCTCAGCTTGAGTCGTAG